From Arachis stenosperma cultivar V10309 chromosome 2, arast.V10309.gnm1.PFL2, whole genome shotgun sequence, one genomic window encodes:
- the LOC130962080 gene encoding early light-induced protein, chloroplastic-like, translating to MAAASSYAMQSSILACPVTNISNRFRVNQFGIPSLRRKASLVVRSMAEEEQAPNPVTPPAPSQKVSSKLIDIMAFSGAAPERINGRLAMIGFVVALAMEVTKGEGVFVQISNGGITWFLGTSVILSLASLVPLLRGVSVESKSKAFMSSDAELWNGRFAMLGLVALAFTEYIKGSTSTLV from the exons ATGGCTGCTGCTTCATCATATGCTATGCAGTCTTCTATTCTGGCCTGTCCTGTGACCAACATTTCTAACAGGTTCAGGGTGAACCAGTTTGGCATTCCAAGCCTGAGGAGGAAAGCTAGCCTCGTAGTTCGGTCCATGGCCGAG GAAGAGCAGGCACCAAATCCAGTTACACCACCAGCACCTTCACAAAAG GTGAGCAGCAAGTTGATAGATATTATGGCTTTCAGTGGGGCAGCACCAGAGAGAATCAATGGAAGACTTGCCATGATAGGATTTGTGGTAGCATTAGCAATGGAGGTGACCAAAGGGGAGGGTGTGTTTGTACAGATATCCAATGGCGGGATCACATGGTTCCTGGGGACAAGTGTGATCTTGTCACTTGCTTCTCTGGTTCCACTCTTGAGAGGGGTTAGTGTGGAGTCTAAATCAAAAGCGTTCATGTCCTCTGATGCAGAGCTATGGAATGGTAGATTTGCCATGTTAGGCTTGGTTGCTCTTGCTTTTACTGAATACATCAAAGGAAGCACAAGCACCCTTGTTTGA